One Fusarium musae strain F31 chromosome 6, whole genome shotgun sequence DNA segment encodes these proteins:
- a CDS encoding hypothetical protein (BUSCO:EOG092600SK) — MVPPPRAGSFSPNPAQILQTGASHSPHPSQAAILSAGASPSASSPTGTNSLTKIVVAQVYLLLSTIKEDKDRAKWELQVDQLNKLIDEHGMEVFTKYFTRLVAGNAPQIFPGLNRAGTGPNNYHILVAEMQKISHDPNQASKIAESIESATEDIFRDFDLSTFMEHFKLDALEKTILALAFKLTSRADLKTKGWFMPLESLSREYSNVKAADAILSTNFPSFIDILSRFDLDAHADLTPSFIALILDRFLQYHPPSFNASSMRELETRVISRWMDQSPERTPPSEILAALDLSRVLADRPFNGLVRYIQKTGLDFTRDEETCVSYLQNRPSGLQLGPEQVSAAMTFTAISQSPQQDTGVLVAALRRVLPKSFDWMEVIILFDQPSTRVSSQQFLRLYQALLPIAQDSKSGLIVDIQRLWGGVWRNPEAQLSFVSAYASLTPDQLDATTIPGLQRSITIEEYANSPENVQERAIVAVKHPLISVAALSSIFNVALSSMMASTSIEAKRLFQEVVVPNLDIFLVSAFEVPRQHWAPMAVETLSSLFENFLYKRSPQYDFVLDSVWRKDKNWVIQRLVDTHAVKPMDLPVILEHAVKHNWLDTLVYQSNGFGVDLAALAHAEGYLDLSKWALFNAERSEEMYNTLLQFLMIKANLESQFQRGTSDDSSVKNTTTLQVRTVSALLRILEDFSPSPPRPELILVQRACIIAYPRLINYGEGYDDVIDANGRDGNLLSPTANTRMEEHYKKMYSDEVQVRNIVEVLDRYKHSRDPLDQDVFACMIHGLFDEYSHYADYPLEALATTAVLFGGIISHKLVSNLPLQIGLGMILEAVKDHSPEEPMYKFGLQALMQLFIRFREWPAFCRQLCQIPGLHNTEVYKKAEEVVREHDEELARGRNGAGTPHGLGFQGDGFPNGNSDELANVERQAPAFAALNVDPPAMDVEFEDPDEGAQDKVQFVLNNITEGTLQAMCQELRETMERRHQQWFASHLVEERAKMQPNYHHVYLELVKLFEDKALWSEVLRETYISVCRMLNSEATMQNSTERTHLKNLGGWLGLLTLARDRPIKHKNIAFKQLLIEAHDTKRLIVVIPFVCKVLTQGATSAVFRPPNPWLMDIIHLLIELYHHAELKLNLKFEIEVLCKGLNLDHRSIEPSGEILNRPVIEEPAETLAPEQLDAFENLSLNGIGSGVGAGLSPQALAPTIPDLGPLITIPPTNEMVVSTTRLHEIVRTALSRALQDIIQPVVDRSVTIAAISTQQMIHKDFAIEPDENRVRNSAISMVKATAGSLALVTSKEPLRANFTNYMRNLSTDLSQGLPEGTIIMCVNSNLDLACNIIEKQAEERAVPEIEEMIEPELEARRRHRLQRPNDPYFDSSLSRWAMAIPNPFKLSPNVNGLNPEQMAIYEDFARQPRSATLPTPSHGPSASDATRSLANEVLQDQFSSIPSIPTPAETPSIQQHLGAQMQPYAPPHTTANAMTNGRSPGFQMDVRNLAERVNKLLQELMRVATESPHEHFLDLPRPSPLVDVVDALVQHIIKTSQSHEDFSIYAAEQIIQLIFSQVDDNLALESLVHVLETLRKIAGPVLNSRVRTLFSQQPGSTFLSLPLLAALVRTDLLDWRNIDLAMSKALQARKEGSLDFLEHLLDLTLLDSRPIALYADFALTLDAAWSWISDDPDSAPGQRIKSKLTNSGLTRPTHADSQALQHEQIEYVFDEWIHLCRNHNASEKAVTVFVQQLHAKGVMQNRDDLFVFIRVTIDLSIERFDYIVHSGSLADAYVMVDALAKLIATFIGMGFEPTSTRPAFIDSVLSLIELILVNHHVKRGEQLSQRVFFRLLSMLFYEIQGISESLAEDERREILLRIARRLFKINPLYVPGFVYGWMSLVQHRAFMPAILQLPNGVGWGPFSDLLCQLLDTLGDQLKVFEVSNVAKDIYRACFKLLVILQHDFPEFVVANHAKLCSSIPPHCTQLINAVLAANPQQSPRFNELGGKIQFDDMRLFAGLMNEASVTLQSRSLLKVLDQALQSGPNEDIVANITHAMTHDTPKASTYGHVPVVANTSVIDAVVLYIGHRAVEKATQTGADLSLTGDENEVSLLSLIIHELPAEARYYILVSLVNQLRYPSAHTAFFSQALLSIFAKDLGDPEEDEFREDITRVLLERLVSFWPQPWGLLYTVVELVKNEDKYGFFKLPFIDDESHEVAKKFADVLQRA; from the exons ATGGTCCCACCACCTCGAGCGGGATCATTTTCGCCCAATCCTGCGCAGATACTCCAGACGGGTGCGAGCCATTCTCCTCACCCATCGCAGGCCGCCATTCTCAGTGCTGGCGCAAGCCCAAGCGCCAGCAGTCCAACGGGCACTAATTCCCTGACCAAGATCGTCGTGGCACAGGTCTATCTTCTACTCAGTACTATCAAGGAGGACAAGGACCGTGCTAAGTGGGAGCTGCAGGTTGACCAATTGAACAAG CTCATCGATGAACACGGAATGGAAGTGTTTACTAAGTACTTCACCCGGCTCGTTGCCGGCAATGCGCCCCAGATATTCCCTGGCCTCAACAGGGCCGGCACAGGCCCCAACAACTATCACATTCTTGTTGCCGAGATGCAGAAGATTTCGCACGATCCCAACCAAGCAAGTAAGATTGCTGAATCGATTGAGAGTGCCACAGAGGATATCTTCCGCGACTTTGATCTTTCTACCTTTATGGAACATTTCAAGCTCGATGCATTAGAGAAGACCATATTAGCTCTAGCCTTTAAGCTCACTTCTCGAGCAGATTTAAAGACGAAAGGTTGGTTCATGCCATTAGAAAGTTTGTCCCGGGAGTATTCTAATGTCAAGGCAGCCGACGCTATATTATCTACTAACTTCCCTTCCTTCATCGATATCCTTTCTCGATTTGACCTCGACGCCCATGCCGATCTAACCCCATCGTTTATCGCCCTGATTCTGGACCGGTTTCTCCAATATCATCCTCCGAGCTTCAATGCTTCTTCTATGCGCGAATTGGAAACACGTGTCATCAGCCGATGGATGGACCAGTCTCCCGAGCGTACACCGCCTTCCGAAATCCTCGCGGCTCTCGATCTCAGTCGAGTGCTCGCTGATAGGCCTTTCAATGGGCTAGTTCGATATATCCAAAAGACGGGCCTCGATTTCACCAGAGACGAGGAAACATGTGTCTCTTATTTACAGAACCGTCCCAGTGGCTTGCAGTTGGGCCCCGAACAAGTTTCAGCTGCGATGACCTTCACTGCCATTAGTCAAAGCCCACAGCAAGATACTGGTGTTCTGGTTGCTGCTCTCAGGAGAGTCCTACCGAAGTCATTCGACTGGATGGAGGTAATCATTCTGTTCGACCAACCATCGACTCGCGTCTCTTCTCAGCAGTTCCTTCGACTTTACCAAGCTCTCTTGCCAATTGCACAGGACTCCAAGTCTGGCTTGATAGTGGATATTCAGAGGTTATGGGGCGGCGTTTGGAGGAATCCAGAGGCTCAGCTCTCTTTTGTTAGTGCCTATGCCTCTTTAACTCCTGATCAGCTTGACGCGACGACGATTCCCGGGCTCCAGCGCAGCATTACTATTGAGGAATACGCAAACTCGCCTGAGAATGTACAAGAGCGAGCAATTGTCGCCGTCAAGCATCCGTTAATATCCGTTGCTGCTCTCTCCTCGATCTTCAATGTTGCGCTTAGTTCCATGATGGCGTCGACGAGTATCGAGGCCAAGAGGCTCTTCCAAGAAGTGGTAGTTCCGAATCTGGACATCTTCCTGGTCTCCGCATTCGAAGTACCTCGGCAGCATTGGGCCCCCATGGCCGTCGAAACACTCAGTTCTTTGTTCGaaaattttctttataagcGTTCGCCCCAATACGACTTTGTTCTGGATAGTGTCTGGAGGAAAGACAAGAACTGGGTCATTCAGCGCTTGGTAGACACTCATGCTGTTAAGCCGATGGACCTCCCGGTTATTCTTGAGCACGCTGTAAAGCATAACTGGCTTGACACCCTGGTGTACCAGTCAAATGGATTTGGAGTCGATTTAGCCGCTCTGGCCCATGCTGAAGGATACTTGGACTTGTCCAAGTGGGCACTGTTCAATGCTGAGCGGAGTGAAGAGATGTATAATACTCTGCTTCAGTTTTTGATGATAAAGGCCAACTTGGAGAGCCAGTTTCAGCGAGGAACTTCTGATGACTCTTCTGTTAAGAACACAACGACCCTCCAAGTTCGTACCGTATCAGCGTTACTGCGAATCCTTGAAGACTTTTCGCCCAGTCCTCCTAGGCCAGAATTGATCCTGGTTCAGCGCGCTTGCATTATTGCCTACCCCCGACTGATCAACTACGGTGAGGGTTACGACGATGTCATCGACGCCAATGGAAGGGATGGGAACCTCCTGTCTCCGACCGCCAACACCAGGATGGAGGAGCACTACAAGAAGATGTATAGTGATGAGGTACAGGTTCGCAATATAGTTGAGGTCTTAGACCGCTATAAGCATTCCAGGGATCCTCTGGATCAGGACGTTTTCGCATGCATGATCCACGGGCTCTTTGATGAGTATTCTCACTATGCCGACTATCCTCTGGAAGCTCTGGCAACAACCGCAGTTCTATTCGGTGGTATCATTTCGCATAAGCTCGTTTCAAACTTGCCCCTTCAAATTGGATTAGGCATGATTTTGGAGGCTGTTAAGGACCATTCTCCTGAAGAACCTATGTACAAGTTTGGCCTTCAGGCACTGATGCAGTTGTTCATTCGCTTCCGAGAATGGCCTGCCTTCTGCAGGCAGCTCTGTCAGATACCTGGACTCCACAACACGGAAGTTTACAAAAAGGCGGAGGAGGTTGTTCGTGAACATGACGAAGAGTTGGCCCGTGGGCGTAACGGCGCCGGAACACCTCATGGACTAGGGTTTCAAGGCGATGGTTTCCCTAATGGAAACTCGGATGAACTGGCCAATGTCGAGCGTCAAGCGCCTGCGTTTGCTGCTCTGAATGTCGATCCGCCAGCTATGGACGTTGAGTTCGAAGATCCTGACGAGGGCGCCCAGGACAAGGTCCAGTTCGTTCTCAACAATATCACCGAAGGCACACTACAGGCCATGTGTCAAGAACTTCGAGAGACCATGGAGCGCCGGCATCAACAATGGTTTGCTAGCCATCTTGTTGAGGAGCGCGCCAAGATGCAGCCAAACTACCATCATGTTTATCTCGAACTGGTCAAGCTGTTTGAAGACAAGGCTCTCTGGAGTGAGGTCCTGAGAGAGACTTACATTAGCGTGTGCCGAATGCTGAACTCGGAGGCGACCATGCAGAACTCAACGGAAAGGACTCACCTCAAAAATCTCGGAGGCTGGCTAGGTCTTTTGACTCTGGCACGAGATCGTCCTATCAAACACAAGAACATCGCCTTCAAGCAGCTTTTGATTGAGGCTCACGATACGAAGCGACTCATCGTTGTTATCCCGTTCGTATGCAAAGTTCTGACTCAAGGCGCCACATCAGCCGTTTTCAGGCCCCCGAATCCATGGCTTATGGATATCATCCATTTGCTAATTGAGCTTTATCATCATGCCGAGCTAAAACTCAATCTTAAGTTTGAGATTGAGGTCTTGTGCAAAGGTTTAAACCTTGATCACAGGAGTATCGAACCTTCGGGCGAAATTCTGAACCGCCCTGTCATTGAAGAGCCGGCGGAGACCCTAGCCCCTGAACAACTAGATGCGTTTGAAAATCTATCGCTCAATGGCATCGGGTCCGGTGTGGGTGCTGGACTCTCACCTCAGGCTCTTGCGCCAACCATTCCTGACCTTGGTCCCCTGATTACTATCCCCCCAACTAATGAGATGGTTGTCAGCACTACTCGTCTTCATGAGATTGTTCGTACGGCTCTCAGTCGTGCTCTGCAAGATATAATCCAGCCTGTCGTTGATCGCTCTGTTACTATTGCCGCCATATCTACACAGCAGATGATACACAAGGACTTTGCTATAGAGCCCGACGAGAACCGTGTACGCAACTCTGCTATTAGCATGGTGAAAGCCACCGCCGGTAGCCTTGCCCTCGTTACGTCCAAAGAACCCCTTCGCGCCAACTTCACTAACTACATGCGAAACCTCTCGACCGATCTCTCTCAAGGACTCCCCGAGGGCACAATTATTATGTGTGTTAACTCAAACCTGGACTTAGCCTGCAATATCATTGAGAAGCAGGCTGAGGAAAGGGCTGTCCCCGAAATTGAGGAGATGATCGAACCGGAGCTCGAGGCTCGTCGACGGCATCGTCTTCAGAGACCTAACGATCCTTACTTCGACTCAAGCCTCAGCCGATGGGCCATGGCTATTCCTAATCCTTTCAAGTTATCCCCGAATGTTAATGGCCTCAATCCCGAACAGATGGCTATTTACGAAGATTTCGCTAGGCAGCCACGAAGCGCCACGCTTCCCACGCCTTCACATGGCCCGTCAGCATCCGATGCTACTAGATCCTTGGCCAACGAGGTGCTCCAGGACCAATTTAGTTCTATCCCTAGTATTCCGACTCCTGCGGAGACTCCCTCAATTCAGCAACATTTGGGTGCTCAGATGCAGCCCTATGCACCCCCTCATACCACTGCTAATGCAATGACTAACGGTAGATCACCCGGCTTCCAGATGGATGTTCGTAATCTAGCCGAGCGGGTCAACAAGCTACTCCAGGAACTCATGAGGGTAGCCACCGAGTCTCCCCATGAACACTTCCTGGATCTACCGCGACCATCTCCTCTTGTGGATGTTGTCGATGCACTCGTCCAGCACATCATCAAGACTTCGCAGAGCCATGAAGATTTCTCCATTTACGCTGCGGAACAAATCATTCAGCTCATTTTCTCGCAGGTTGACGACAACCTGGCTCTCGAGAGCTTAGTTCATGTTTTGGAGACGCTTAGGAAGATCGCTGGCCCTGTCCTCAACAGCCGCGTTAGAACTCTCTTCAGCCAGCAGCCTGGCTCCACCTTCTTGAGTTTACCTCTGCTCGCGGCCTTGGTTCGAACGGACCTTTTGGATTGGAGGAACATTGATCTGGCCATGTCGAAAGCACTGCAGGCACGCAAAGAGGGATCTCTTGACTTTTTGGAGCACCTGCTCGACCTCACGCTGCTCGACTCCCGTCCGATTGCTTTGTATGCCGACTTTGCCCTGACGCTGGACGCAGCTTGGTCATGGATCTCGGATGACCCCGATTCTGCCCCTGGGCAACGCATCAAGTCAAAGCTCACCAACTCTGGTCTGACACGGCCGACTCACGCTGACAGTCAGGCTCTCCAACACGAACAGATAGAATATGTTTTCGACGAATGGATCCATCTTTGCCGCAACCACAATGCTTCTGAGAAGGCTGTCACGGTGTTCGTGCAGCAGCTGCACGCCAAAGGGGTTATGCAGAACAGGGATGACCTCTTTGTCTTCATCCGTGTCACCATCGACCTGTCGATTGAGCGCTTCGACTACATTGTCCACAGTGGTTCCCTTGCCGATGCCTATGTCATGGTAGATGCCCTTGCTAAGCTCATTGCAACGTTCATCGGTATGGGCTTTGAGCCAACATCTACTCGTCCCGCATTTATCGACTCAGTGCTTTCACTTATTGAGCTCATTCTTGTCAACCACCATGTTAAGCGCGGAGAGCAGCTGAGCCAGCGCGTTTTCTTCAGATTACTGTCAATGCTCTTTTACGAAATTCAGGGGATTTCAGAGAGCCTGGCTGAGGATGAGCGTCGTGAAATTCTTCTGAGGATCGCTCGGCGACTGTTCAAAATCAACCCCTTATATGTTCCCGGCTTCGTTTACGGCTGGATGTCTCTCGTTCAGCACCGTGCTTTCATGCCAGCAATTCTACAGCTGCCCAACGGTGTTGGCTGGGGCCCCTTTTCCGACCTGCTTTGCCAGTTGCTGGACACTCTCGGTGATCAGTTGAAGGTTTTCGAGGTATCCAACGTTGCCAAAGACATTTACCGGGCTTGCTTCAAGCTGCTCGTCATTCTACAGCACGACTTCCCCGAATTTGTCGTGGCCAATCACGCCAAGCTTTGCTCTAGCATTCCACCTCATTGCACGCAGCTCATTAACGCTGTACTGGCTGCAAATCCCCAGCAGAGCCCTAGATTTAACGAGCTTGGTGGTAAGATCCAGTTCGACGATATGCGCCTCTTTGCCGGTCTTATGAATGAGGCCAGCGTGACACTTCAGTCTCGCAGTCTTCTCAAGGTCCTAGACCAAGCACTTCAGAGTGGACCAAATGAAGATATCGTTGCCAACATCACCCACGCCATGACACATGACACTCCAAAGGCATCTACTTACGGCCATGTGCCTGTCGTCGCCAACACCAGCGTTATTGACGCTGTCGTTCTATATATCGGACACCGTGCTGTAGAGAAGGCAACACAAACTGGCGCAGACCTGTCCCTGACTGGTGACGAGAATGAAGTATCACTTCTTTCTCTGATCATTCATGAACTCCCTGCCGAGGCCAGATATTATATCCTTGTCAGCCTAGTCAACCAACTTCGATATCCCAGCGCCCACACTGCTTTCTTCAGCCAGGCGCTCCTTTCCATCTTTGCCAAGGATCTCGGCGAtccagaggaagatgaattCCGCGAGGACATCACCCGAGTGCTGCTTGAGCGACTGGTTAGTTTCTGGCCTCAACCATGGGGTCTGCTGTACACTGTTGTGGAGCTTGTGAAGAATGAAGACAAGTATGGATTCTTCAAACTTCCTTTCATCGATGACGAGAGCCATGAG GTTGCCAAAAAGTTTGCAGACGTGCTTCAACGAGCTTAG